In bacterium, one DNA window encodes the following:
- a CDS encoding McrC family protein, producing the protein MIDAPAQKLRATPVLELREWEAGKVIHGQHLSAADRAALEQLAAQKRNALSVIDGVEGLHIRTTQWVGVVRTPELSFQIRPKFSGGHLDLVRLIAYVYGSEGLSILKEEEWMTSGEDNLLDLVMTMFVFSTLHLVRRGIIRDYLLEEDALPVLRGSLDMQKQYRKRFGALDLLHCRYDEYSPLIADNLLVLAGLELCAKLIPPRAIQPRHRRLHAIFSELCDIRWVDPSIADEEFQYHRQNRHYRSAHGYARMLLRGIGVEDVFTRASLRSYSFLLDMNAIFQGFVERFLQQMFFGSTVRVRTQESRAMHIVWDEGKGRKRIRPDIVLRDTAVPSRWLVADSKYKRLDTYDVSNSDLYQLFLYSYAYDKDIRRACLFYPSETEQFEYRSLRIQDARGRMGARIWIIGLPVSHILRHTAHLAGDTAITDCRNRLLKILNDDALSDTAVQKHT; encoded by the coding sequence ATGATTGACGCTCCGGCACAAAAACTGCGTGCGACTCCTGTTCTGGAACTGCGGGAATGGGAAGCCGGGAAAGTTATCCACGGGCAGCACCTTTCGGCAGCGGACCGCGCAGCACTTGAGCAGCTTGCTGCGCAGAAACGAAACGCTCTATCGGTAATCGACGGGGTGGAGGGATTGCACATTCGCACCACGCAGTGGGTCGGTGTTGTACGAACACCGGAACTCTCCTTTCAGATTCGGCCCAAGTTCAGCGGAGGGCATCTCGATCTGGTAAGACTGATCGCCTACGTGTATGGGAGCGAAGGACTGTCGATCCTGAAAGAGGAAGAGTGGATGACTTCCGGTGAGGATAATCTGCTGGACCTGGTCATGACGATGTTCGTTTTCTCGACCCTGCATTTGGTGAGGCGGGGTATCATACGGGACTACCTTCTGGAAGAAGATGCTCTGCCCGTTCTACGTGGGAGTCTAGATATGCAGAAGCAGTACCGGAAGCGCTTCGGTGCTCTTGATCTACTCCATTGCCGATACGATGAGTATTCGCCTCTGATCGCCGATAATTTACTCGTTCTTGCAGGACTCGAACTCTGTGCGAAGCTTATTCCCCCCAGGGCGATTCAACCGCGCCATCGCCGTCTTCATGCCATATTTTCAGAACTCTGCGATATCCGGTGGGTGGATCCTTCAATCGCGGATGAGGAGTTTCAATATCACCGGCAGAACAGACATTACCGTTCTGCGCATGGCTATGCGCGCATGCTGCTTCGTGGCATCGGCGTTGAGGATGTCTTCACGAGGGCATCGCTGCGGAGCTACTCTTTCCTCCTCGACATGAACGCCATTTTCCAGGGATTTGTAGAGAGGTTTCTCCAGCAGATGTTCTTCGGGAGCACCGTCCGTGTCCGGACGCAGGAGAGCAGGGCCATGCACATCGTCTGGGATGAAGGGAAAGGACGCAAGCGAATTCGACCTGATATTGTATTGCGCGATACGGCGGTACCCAGTCGCTGGCTCGTTGCTGACTCAAAGTACAAGCGACTGGACACATACGACGTCTCTAACTCTGACCTCTATCAGCTTTTCCTGTACTCCTACGCCTACGATAAAGACATTCGGCGGGCATGCCTCTTTTACCCATCCGAGACCGAGCAGTTTGAATACCGCAGCTTGCGAATCCAGGACGCGCGGGGCAGGATGGGCGCACGAATCTGGATCATCGGTCTGCCCGTATCACATATTCTGCGGCATACCGCACATCTTGCTGGTGACACAGCGATCACTGATTGCCGCAACCGGCTACTGAAGATTTTAAATGATGACGCTCTCTCTGACACAGCAGTTCAGAAACACACATGA
- a CDS encoding EVE domain-containing protein: protein MTIADSKQDILSFVKSYQRDTTFTERIRSQLSEFKQLHPRDAWGRMALGDYVVGGGDRSGYCYDLEFGFNELGGIRGASARKFGIYRMSGGEIWFDSSLGMTADKAWETLRAAYLQMFELADAGNWNEIDEIQALSNLPMVSLKTLHIYYPNHILPVYARDAIYHFLLKLDPQTRLKRNYDVVTLNRELLRQIREIDPLKDWETWEVVKMLYEWSDPREAERIMKIAPGEKAKYWNACLSGGYICVGWDEMGDLAEYASKEEFRERFEHYFLETYNKKKNAVVRKGNELWRLMELQPGDIVVANQGISKILAIGVVQEPAYQWRPERQEYKHTVNVSWDVSKQQDIEPQKRWGVTTVLELSPEELIRIQTATPTTTPAPTPLPTGPMYLRMLRELERTGQIVLYGPPGTGKTYVARRFAAWWLSKRAGKDVGVQDLDGDRLTALEKRLKSSSAGRVWWMVASPANGSWDDFFKQGSVLFTVGRLKRNFPMVQMGDLVIGYESTPVKKIVAISRVTSGLSAETSEEQGITLEPIAQLHNGFTYEELLQDAVLKDSEPMRFRNQGTLFSLTSDEAEYLLATLLERNPEMQNVMTGEEDVAQLTWLTFHPSYSYEDFIEGYRPVPSASGGMQLRLEDGVFKRICREALANPSKPYLVCIDEVNRSNIAKVLGELVTLLEKDKRGMEVVLPQSKERFTIPPNVYLVCTMNTADRSIKLLDAAVRRRFSFLEVMPDLDLLEGVEIDGMVLQDFLAELNVRIAKREGREKLIGHSYFLKDGTAITSKSEFCDRVRHDILPLLEEYCYDDIEALAELLGSGIIDADANTIAENVIEDEEQFFSAILEGFSNHD, encoded by the coding sequence ATGACAATCGCCGATTCGAAACAGGATATACTGTCGTTCGTCAAATCCTACCAACGCGATACCACGTTCACTGAACGGATTCGATCACAGCTCAGCGAGTTCAAACAGCTCCATCCAAGGGATGCCTGGGGAAGGATGGCCCTCGGGGATTACGTGGTAGGCGGTGGTGATCGTTCGGGGTACTGTTATGATCTGGAGTTTGGCTTCAATGAACTGGGTGGCATACGCGGAGCGAGTGCCCGGAAGTTCGGCATCTACAGGATGAGCGGTGGTGAGATATGGTTTGACTCGTCGCTCGGGATGACTGCAGACAAGGCCTGGGAGACACTGCGTGCAGCCTATCTTCAAATGTTTGAGTTGGCCGATGCCGGCAACTGGAACGAAATCGATGAGATTCAGGCGTTATCCAATCTTCCGATGGTTTCGCTTAAGACGCTGCATATCTATTACCCGAACCACATTCTACCAGTGTATGCCCGGGATGCGATATACCATTTTCTCCTCAAGCTCGATCCACAGACACGATTGAAGCGTAATTATGATGTCGTGACGCTCAATCGCGAGCTTCTCCGTCAGATTCGTGAGATCGACCCGTTGAAGGACTGGGAAACCTGGGAGGTGGTGAAAATGCTTTACGAATGGTCTGATCCCCGCGAAGCCGAACGTATCATGAAAATCGCTCCGGGCGAGAAGGCAAAATACTGGAATGCTTGCCTTTCTGGTGGATACATCTGTGTCGGTTGGGATGAGATGGGTGACCTCGCAGAGTACGCCTCCAAAGAGGAGTTCAGAGAGCGCTTTGAGCATTATTTCCTTGAGACCTACAACAAGAAGAAGAATGCCGTTGTGCGCAAGGGCAATGAACTCTGGCGTTTGATGGAATTGCAGCCCGGTGATATTGTTGTCGCCAACCAGGGAATATCCAAAATTCTTGCGATTGGCGTTGTACAGGAGCCCGCGTATCAGTGGCGTCCTGAGCGCCAGGAATACAAACACACAGTAAACGTCAGCTGGGATGTTTCGAAACAGCAGGATATCGAACCGCAAAAGCGTTGGGGAGTCACCACTGTTCTTGAATTGTCGCCGGAAGAACTTATCCGTATTCAAACGGCCACTCCCACCACGACCCCGGCACCAACACCACTGCCTACCGGTCCGATGTATCTCCGTATGCTGCGGGAGCTTGAGCGTACGGGACAGATTGTACTGTACGGTCCCCCGGGAACAGGGAAAACCTATGTCGCCCGCCGTTTTGCCGCGTGGTGGCTGTCCAAGCGTGCAGGAAAAGATGTAGGCGTACAGGATCTCGACGGCGACCGGCTTACTGCGCTGGAGAAAAGGCTCAAGTCCTCCTCGGCCGGACGAGTGTGGTGGATGGTTGCCAGCCCCGCAAATGGCTCATGGGATGATTTCTTCAAACAGGGCTCCGTGCTGTTTACAGTCGGTCGACTCAAGCGGAATTTCCCCATGGTACAGATGGGTGACCTCGTTATCGGTTATGAATCCACACCCGTGAAGAAAATCGTTGCGATTTCACGTGTTACTTCGGGACTGTCTGCGGAGACTTCAGAGGAACAGGGCATCACACTCGAACCGATTGCGCAGCTTCATAATGGATTCACATACGAGGAGTTGCTTCAGGACGCTGTTTTGAAAGATTCTGAGCCTATGCGTTTCCGTAACCAGGGCACATTGTTCAGCCTCACATCCGACGAAGCGGAATATCTCCTCGCAACGCTGCTCGAGCGAAATCCCGAGATGCAAAATGTGATGACCGGCGAGGAAGACGTGGCGCAGCTGACCTGGTTGACATTTCATCCATCATACTCGTACGAAGATTTTATCGAAGGCTATCGTCCGGTTCCTTCTGCATCAGGCGGCATGCAGCTCCGGCTCGAAGATGGCGTGTTCAAGCGGATCTGCCGCGAAGCGCTCGCCAATCCATCAAAACCCTATCTCGTGTGCATCGATGAAGTGAACCGTTCAAACATCGCGAAGGTGCTCGGCGAGCTGGTGACTCTGCTCGAGAAGGACAAGCGCGGGATGGAAGTCGTGCTGCCCCAGAGCAAGGAGCGGTTTACCATACCTCCGAATGTCTACCTGGTCTGCACCATGAACACCGCGGATCGCAGCATCAAACTGCTGGATGCTGCTGTGCGCCGGCGTTTTTCTTTTCTCGAGGTGATGCCTGACCTGGATCTGCTCGAGGGTGTGGAGATTGACGGAATGGTGCTTCAGGATTTTCTGGCGGAACTCAATGTTCGTATCGCGAAGCGCGAGGGACGGGAAAAACTGATAGGTCATTCGTATTTCCTCAAAGACGGGACCGCCATCACATCGAAATCGGAATTCTGTGACCGGGTGCGTCACGACATTCTGCCGCTCCTCGAGGAATATTGCTATGATGACATCGAGGCGCTCGCTGAACTGCTCGGCAGTGGTATTATCGATGCGGATGCGAACACCATCGCCGAAAATGTCATTGAAGACGAGGAACAGTTCTTCAGCGCAATCCTGGAAGGCTTTTCCAACCATGATTGA
- a CDS encoding DEAD/DEAH box helicase family protein: MKQPAPHQQDALRALAKWYRSEQAPKGGILALPTGAGKTFTAIRFLTSGPLSDGYKVLWLAHTHHLLEQAFFGFGPPSDLEAVEHGYELGHVREPRTNVQVRVVSNSVGFYRVHQITKDDDIVIGTLQTVARAFEDNKQKGLHAFLKSARGNLVVVFDEAHHAPAPTYRKLMLAIHQKYPASVHLGLTATPTYSDERRIGWLKKVFPQGIVHQVLASDLMAAGVLSRPVLEQPSTLYTPEFDEREYQMWMNTYRDLPENIIDQLAQSRERNAMIADTYVNKRELYGKTLMFADRWYQCDQLREMLRNRGVRADVVYSQVDRGGGTAEQRNARDKSENAKVLSDFRKDKLDVLINVRMLTEGTDVPNVQTVFLTRQTTSKILLTQMIGRALRGPRFGGTDRAFIVSFIDNWKQSITWAGYDQIEEGLIEDEERSQNHRPPMQLISIELVRKLARMLDEGLTVSPVAFQSMMPVGWYRCEYLTTMNGGDDMTSARQMVMVMEGDEQSFVSCIEDMLKKRKDADASEELSIETVVSRLTAFEKKHFQADTDRLGGTVQDDLFHILRHIGQHGQPPQFFRFEDRELHNLDALAEEFSMNRRMNVFELDESLQAEYNRKSRFWNVFYYNYDLFKTQYDACVNRLLQRNRSGGESSVVSKVIKTTGRVANREPSDEVKEQVKRRDNNTCLCCGEDKKRLLQIDHIAPAYYGGDNSIENLQTLCAPCNQQKSINVLNFSNHKTDLLSAPKEFPFFATPEDCRSAIEWEKYLRRCINTFYRCGAVESVKIGGRGEPYYNWVVTLYAGNPTKWLKRPGKALLRTINVARYEQNVPQIDTITIMAPEDKPVELS; this comes from the coding sequence GTGAAGCAGCCAGCACCGCATCAGCAAGATGCTCTGCGGGCGCTGGCGAAATGGTACAGGTCGGAGCAGGCGCCGAAGGGAGGGATTCTTGCACTCCCGACTGGCGCAGGAAAGACATTTACCGCCATTCGCTTCCTGACGAGTGGTCCGTTGTCGGATGGTTACAAGGTGCTCTGGCTTGCACATACGCATCATCTGCTCGAACAGGCGTTTTTCGGCTTCGGTCCACCCAGCGATCTGGAGGCTGTTGAGCATGGCTACGAGCTCGGTCATGTGAGGGAGCCGAGGACAAACGTGCAGGTCCGGGTGGTTTCGAATTCTGTCGGATTCTATCGAGTCCACCAGATCACGAAAGACGATGATATTGTCATCGGAACGCTCCAGACTGTGGCGCGAGCGTTTGAGGACAATAAGCAGAAAGGACTCCATGCCTTCCTCAAGTCTGCTCGTGGCAACCTGGTTGTCGTTTTCGATGAGGCGCATCACGCTCCGGCCCCGACATACCGTAAACTCATGCTAGCCATCCACCAAAAGTATCCGGCTTCGGTACATCTCGGTCTCACGGCGACACCAACCTATTCGGATGAACGCAGAATAGGCTGGCTGAAGAAGGTGTTCCCGCAGGGGATCGTGCATCAGGTACTGGCATCGGATCTGATGGCAGCAGGGGTACTTTCCCGGCCGGTGCTGGAACAGCCATCGACGCTGTACACTCCTGAATTTGACGAGCGCGAATATCAGATGTGGATGAATACATACCGGGATTTACCCGAGAACATCATTGATCAACTCGCACAGAGCCGCGAGCGCAATGCCATGATCGCGGATACCTATGTAAACAAACGTGAACTGTACGGAAAAACACTGATGTTTGCCGATCGCTGGTACCAGTGTGATCAGCTGCGTGAAATGCTGCGCAACAGGGGAGTGCGTGCAGATGTGGTGTATTCACAGGTCGATCGTGGTGGCGGGACAGCAGAGCAGAGAAATGCCAGGGATAAAAGCGAGAATGCGAAGGTACTTTCTGATTTTCGCAAGGATAAGCTTGACGTTCTCATCAATGTGCGGATGCTAACGGAAGGCACAGATGTTCCGAACGTACAGACGGTGTTCCTGACTCGTCAGACCACGAGCAAGATACTGCTTACACAAATGATAGGACGTGCGCTTCGAGGACCAAGATTCGGGGGTACGGATCGTGCGTTCATCGTGTCCTTTATCGATAACTGGAAGCAATCCATCACCTGGGCGGGCTATGATCAGATTGAAGAGGGACTCATTGAGGACGAGGAGCGATCGCAGAATCATCGTCCACCCATGCAACTCATCTCGATCGAGCTTGTACGGAAGCTTGCACGAATGCTGGATGAAGGACTAACAGTTTCCCCCGTCGCTTTCCAGAGCATGATGCCAGTTGGTTGGTATCGATGCGAATACCTGACAACCATGAATGGGGGTGATGACATGACTTCGGCGCGGCAGATGGTCATGGTGATGGAAGGGGACGAGCAGTCGTTTGTCTCCTGTATCGAGGATATGCTGAAGAAACGGAAGGATGCAGACGCTTCGGAGGAACTGAGCATCGAAACTGTTGTGAGCCGTCTTACTGCTTTTGAGAAGAAGCATTTCCAGGCTGATACGGACCGCCTTGGCGGTACCGTGCAGGATGATCTCTTCCATATTCTGCGACATATCGGGCAGCATGGACAGCCGCCGCAATTCTTCCGCTTCGAAGATAGAGAGCTGCACAATCTGGATGCGCTTGCGGAGGAGTTCAGCATGAACAGGCGCATGAATGTGTTCGAACTGGACGAATCACTTCAGGCCGAATACAACCGAAAGAGCCGTTTCTGGAACGTTTTTTACTACAACTATGACCTTTTTAAAACACAGTACGATGCATGCGTGAACCGGCTTTTGCAGCGGAATCGAAGCGGCGGGGAGTCGAGCGTGGTGTCCAAGGTAATCAAAACCACGGGGCGCGTGGCCAACCGAGAACCGTCGGACGAGGTCAAGGAACAGGTCAAACGCAGAGACAACAACACCTGTCTTTGCTGCGGAGAGGATAAGAAGCGCCTCCTGCAGATTGACCACATTGCCCCGGCATACTATGGTGGCGACAACAGCATCGAGAATCTCCAAACACTGTGTGCTCCATGCAATCAGCAGAAATCGATCAACGTCCTGAATTTTTCCAATCATAAAACGGACCTGTTGTCTGCACCGAAGGAGTTTCCCTTTTTCGCGACACCAGAGGATTGTCGCAGCGCAATCGAATGGGAGAAATATCTCCGTCGCTGTATCAACACCTTCTATCGCTGTGGTGCGGTCGAATCTGTGAAAATAGGTGGTCGAGGTGAACCCTATTACAACTGGGTGGTCACACTTTATGCCGGGAATCCCACAAAATGGCTCAAAAGGCCCGGTAAAGCGTTGCTTCGTACGATAAACGTCGCCAGGTACGAGCAGAATGTCCCACAGATTGACACGATTACGATCATGGCGCCAGAAGATAAACCGGTTGAATTAAGCTGA
- a CDS encoding GIY-YIG nuclease family protein, translated as MKYQQTTRNTWMCEDKTKEQTTFSFPEQASVPTRSYHVMAIHWHNVGMDYDSLPDGVGVYQLYGDSEIYGPDVLLYIGQSEHLRSRIRQHIEGITQAYHIQNIRIRAAICDKSDRYTIESILIAHCKPSRNANCLMSVTEKQKYVLLHNHGDKGVLPLEMTNTYWVESEDPGESQESVSGVE; from the coding sequence ATGAAGTATCAACAAACTACAAGGAACACTTGGATGTGCGAAGATAAGACGAAAGAGCAGACCACATTTTCATTTCCAGAGCAAGCGAGCGTACCCACGAGGTCTTACCATGTGATGGCCATTCACTGGCACAATGTGGGAATGGATTATGATTCATTGCCGGATGGTGTCGGTGTGTATCAGTTGTACGGAGATTCTGAAATCTATGGACCAGATGTCTTGTTGTACATTGGGCAGTCAGAGCATCTTCGCAGTCGAATCCGGCAACACATCGAGGGAATCACCCAGGCGTATCACATTCAAAACATCCGTATCAGAGCGGCAATATGTGATAAAAGCGATCGATATACTATTGAATCTATCCTTATTGCTCACTGCAAACCGAGCAGAAACGCTAATTGCTTGATGAGTGTGACTGAAAAACAAAAGTATGTATTGCTGCACAACCACGGGGATAAAGGGGTACTCCCACTCGAAATGACAAATACATATTGGGTTGAATCAGAAGATCCTGGTGAGTCACAGGAATCGGTCTCTGGAGTGGAGTGA
- a CDS encoding ASCH domain-containing protein: protein MNDHGLLIPIKQKWVSMILSGCKTVEMRRVMPRRAREGSLAFIYATSPIQAIVGAFRIERLLYGNLDEIWRQVGEESCLTEPEYYRYYCGKDKAVAIAIGPTWTFSNPLALEDMQNRYNLYAPQSIIYLDSDTRRTLFNVDKQLGGCMSSINMSEPIIE, encoded by the coding sequence ATGAATGACCATGGATTGTTGATACCAATAAAGCAAAAATGGGTATCGATGATTCTTTCTGGATGTAAGACTGTTGAGATGAGAAGGGTAATGCCCAGGCGAGCAAGAGAAGGGTCCCTTGCGTTTATCTATGCAACATCGCCAATACAGGCGATTGTGGGCGCATTTAGGATAGAGAGACTGTTGTATGGGAACCTAGACGAGATATGGCGTCAAGTAGGTGAAGAATCGTGTTTGACTGAGCCTGAATATTATAGGTACTATTGCGGGAAGGATAAGGCGGTGGCTATTGCCATTGGGCCAACATGGACGTTCAGTAATCCGCTAGCATTGGAGGACATGCAGAATAGGTATAACCTCTATGCGCCACAGAGTATTATATACCTGGATAGCGATACTAGGAGAACGCTTTTTAACGTAGACAAGCAGTTAGGTGGCTGCATGTCATCTATCAATATGTCCGAACCAATTATAGAATAA
- a CDS encoding GNAT family N-acetyltransferase, whose protein sequence is MSVITCSICDCDELTYVIELGNRNSKTLGFLPAGAYNTYCEQEKIIVAKHDEVIVGYLLYSEVRRRRQAYIVHLCVEQGHRRKGVSRSLFEHFESKTKELYTGVRVRCRRDYAANKLWPRLGFKPVAEMDGRSKWGSRLTVWWYDYGHPDLFTDTEEVDSATKVCVTLDANIFFQIERLCEHVSKDVDYLKADWIDSRVQLSLTNEIYNEINRNPDESARYKNRKAARKYKILSQDGLNVERLAHDIALIVGDKDTESARSDSRHLAIAALSRAEVFVTQDRLLLRSSVELSSQLSVDVMTPTELVLRIDELISKADYQPVRFAGSTYSVGNVRATEYNRILDVFHRTEGVKRRRFEAELKEALMDGGGQHVEIVWSERREPLFIYYVKTLRAGWHEVSLFKTAGADYEDTMARFVISGLVERLVDSGTAIVMAREKVLATVMKRAFEENGFVYTNGIFIKIALRHYGDSRSAANELEALSERYRAHSDVMFVIGRMVRGLLHNQARQLLYYERKLWPCKLSDVGLQLYIIPIKPIWAMKMFESRIASGDLFGSDPRLMFNYENVYYRSAIGVEIQAPARILWYVSQDPKRGVLEGAIRAVSYLDEVSVGKPKELYSKYRTLGVYRWNELVETAKGDYDNNIMALRFSNTEICKKPLGISKMRDIWKHNFKHGLCVQGPMRITEKMYEIINQEIM, encoded by the coding sequence ATGAGCGTGATTACCTGCAGCATATGCGACTGTGATGAGCTGACGTATGTAATCGAACTTGGGAATAGGAACTCAAAAACCTTAGGATTCCTTCCGGCAGGTGCTTACAATACATATTGTGAACAGGAGAAAATTATTGTTGCAAAGCACGATGAGGTGATTGTAGGATATCTTCTCTATTCAGAGGTGCGACGAAGAAGGCAGGCCTACATTGTTCATCTGTGCGTTGAGCAGGGCCATAGAAGGAAAGGTGTATCGCGTTCGCTTTTCGAGCACTTTGAAAGCAAAACGAAGGAGCTATATACAGGTGTCAGGGTGCGTTGTCGGAGAGACTATGCTGCCAATAAGTTGTGGCCACGACTTGGGTTTAAGCCTGTAGCAGAAATGGATGGGAGAAGTAAATGGGGTTCACGACTTACTGTATGGTGGTACGACTATGGGCACCCTGACTTATTTACTGATACGGAGGAAGTCGACTCTGCAACGAAAGTGTGCGTGACGCTTGATGCAAATATATTTTTCCAAATCGAGCGGTTGTGTGAACACGTAAGTAAGGATGTAGATTATCTGAAGGCAGATTGGATTGATAGCAGAGTACAGTTATCTTTGACGAATGAGATTTATAATGAGATCAATAGAAATCCTGATGAGAGCGCAAGATACAAAAACAGAAAAGCAGCAAGAAAATATAAAATCCTATCACAAGATGGCCTAAATGTGGAGCGCCTTGCCCACGATATTGCATTAATCGTTGGTGACAAAGATACAGAGAGCGCCAGATCGGATTCCAGGCATCTCGCTATCGCAGCGCTCTCGCGTGCAGAGGTTTTTGTGACGCAGGATCGGTTGTTGCTTCGATCTTCGGTAGAATTGTCATCACAGCTATCTGTAGATGTGATGACTCCGACTGAGCTGGTCTTACGGATAGACGAATTGATTAGTAAGGCCGATTATCAACCAGTAAGGTTTGCTGGATCGACCTATTCAGTAGGTAACGTAAGAGCTACGGAGTATAATAGAATATTAGATGTATTCCATAGAACGGAAGGAGTTAAGCGTCGTCGATTTGAGGCTGAGCTCAAAGAGGCTCTGATGGACGGAGGAGGTCAACATGTGGAGATCGTATGGTCTGAGCGCAGGGAGCCTCTATTTATTTATTATGTTAAGACACTTCGCGCTGGGTGGCATGAGGTCAGCTTGTTTAAAACTGCAGGTGCAGATTATGAAGATACCATGGCTCGTTTTGTTATTTCAGGACTGGTTGAACGACTTGTAGATAGTGGCACTGCCATAGTGATGGCTCGCGAAAAGGTATTAGCAACCGTTATGAAGAGGGCATTTGAGGAAAACGGTTTCGTTTATACTAATGGTATCTTTATAAAGATCGCGTTACGACACTATGGTGATTCAAGAAGCGCGGCAAATGAGTTGGAGGCGCTAAGTGAACGATACCGAGCGCATTCTGATGTAATGTTTGTAATAGGGCGTATGGTCAGAGGGCTACTGCATAATCAAGCGCGTCAGCTATTATATTATGAAAGGAAATTATGGCCATGTAAGCTGTCGGATGTTGGTTTACAATTGTACATAATCCCGATAAAGCCAATATGGGCTATGAAAATGTTTGAGAGTCGAATTGCTTCTGGTGATTTGTTCGGGTCGGACCCCAGGCTCATGTTTAACTATGAGAACGTATATTACCGATCCGCTATTGGTGTGGAAATTCAGGCGCCTGCGAGAATATTGTGGTATGTAAGTCAGGATCCGAAACGTGGCGTCTTAGAAGGAGCCATTCGTGCCGTATCATATTTGGATGAAGTGTCAGTCGGTAAGCCCAAGGAGCTATATTCTAAATACAGAACATTAGGGGTGTATCGATGGAATGAGTTAGTTGAGACTGCTAAAGGTGATTATGACAACAATATTATGGCGCTACGATTTAGTAATACAGAAATATGTAAGAAACCACTTGGCATATCAAAGATGCGCGATATATGGAAACACAACTTTAAGCATGGTCTATGTGTTCAAGGTCCAATGAGGATTACTGAAAAAATGTATGAAATAATCAACCAAGAAATAATGTGA